The Mesorhizobium loti DNA segment GCTGCAGGGTCAGGCCATAGGGCAGGAACTCCGAGGCGTCCTCGCCCTTGGCGACATAATCCTCGATCATCGGGCGTCCGCCGCCGGAATAGCCCGAAATGCCGTTGACCGCGATCGGGAAATCGGCGGGCAGCAGGCCTGATGTGACCAGGGGCCTGAGCGTTGCGATCGGTCCCTGCGGCCAGCAGCCGGGGTTGGCGACGCGCTTGGCCGTAGCGATCGCCTTGGCCTGATCCTTGTCCATCTCGGCGAAGCCATAGGCCCAGCCTTCGGCGACGCGATGCGCGGTCGACGCATCGATGACCTTGGTGGTGTCGTTGGCGATCAGCGAAACGCTCTCCTTTGCCGCATCGTCCGGCAGGCACAGGATCGCGATATCGGCGGCATTGAGGAATTCGGCGCGCGCCGCCGTTTCCTTGCGGCGCTCGGTGGGAATGGAAATGATCTCCAGGTCGCCACGCTCGGCAAGCAGCGCCCGGATCTGCAGGCCGGTGGTGCCGTGCTCGCCGTCGATGAAGATTTTCGGTTTCATGACCTGATCAAATTCCCTGATATTCCAAGACTATATGCCGTTACCATGATTTACCGCGGCACCATTGTGATTGCCGTTGTTCATCTCTTCCTGCCGCGCCTTTCGCTCAGCCAGCAGGCCGAGATACTGCATGGCCACCATCGAGCCTGCGATCGCCGTTATATCGGCGTGATCGTAGGCCGGCGCAACCTCTACGACGTCGGCGCCGACAATGTCGACCTGATTGAGTTGGCGCAGCGTCGACAGGATTTTTGCCGAGGACGGGCCGCCGGCCACCGGCGTGCCGGTTCCCGGCGCATAGGCCGGGTCGAGGCAGTCGATGTCGAAGGTCAAATATGTCTTCTTGCCGCCGGTGCGGTCGACGATGGCGTACGCGATGTCGGACGCGCGCATCTCCTCGATTTCGTGGCCGTAGAGGATCTTGATGCCGAACGTGTCGGGCGCGTGCGTGCGGATGCCTATCTGGATCGAACGGTCGGGATCGATGATGCCTTCCTTCACCGCGCGGCCGACGAAGGATCCGTGGTCGATGCGCTTGCCGTCATCCTCCCAGGTGTCCTGATGCGCGTCGAACTGCACCAAAGCGAGCGGTCCGTGGATCGCGGCATGCGCCTTGAGCAGCGGCCAAGTGACGAAATGGTCGCCGCCGAGCGTCAGCAGGAAAGCGCCCGACTTCAGGATCTTCGCGGCTTCGCGCTCGATCGTGCCGGGGGTCTTCTGGTGATTGCCGGAGTCGAGCAGGCAGTCGCCGTAATCGACCACCGCGAGATGTTCGAACAGATCGCGCGAGAACGGGTATTGCGGGTCGTTGTCGAGGATCGCCGAGGCGCGGCGAATCGCCTGCGGCCCGAAACGGGCGCCGGGCCGGTTGGTGACGGCGGCGTCGAAGGGGATGCCCCACACCACCGCGTCCGCGCCCTTCACGTCCTTGGTATATTTGCGCCGCATGAACGACAGCGCGCCGGAATAGGTCGGCTCAAGGGCGCCTCCCGTTTTGGAGCGGGCGGTGAAGGCATGGTCGATGTTCTTGGTCGCCATTACTGGTCCTCGTTTTCATCGGGGTGCAACAACTACAGAACCGGCATGGAAGATGCCAGTCACAGCTTGGGGAGACGAAACGGCGCCACCCGGGTGCCACGGCAAGACAGGATTTGTACCATCATGACGCAGGCCGCGTTTATTAATCCGTCCCATGCCATGGTGTCGACCCATGCCGGCACGATAGCAGGCGAGCGCTTCCAGGTTCTCGATTCGTGGCGCGGCATCTGCGCGCTTCTCGTGGCGCTGTTTCATTTCCCGACCGCTTCCGCGATCTCGCAGGGCGCCTTCATCGGTTCGTCCTATCTTTTCGTCGACTTCTTCTTCGTGCTTTCTGGCTTCGTCATCGCCAGCAGCTACGGTGATCGGTTGAGCCAGCCGGCAGAGGTCGCCCGCTTCGCCCTGGTGCGTTTCGGCCGCATCTACCCGCTGCATCTCATCATGCTCGCGGCCTTTGCCGGGTTCGAGCTGCTGCGGCTGATGCTGCCGCAACTGCATGGTACCGGCGCTGCCCCCTTCACCGGCGGTTTCGACTTGAAGAGCCTGCTTGCCAATCTGCTTCTGCTGCAAGGGATGGGCTTCGAGGATCATCTGACCTGGAATGCGCCAAGCTGGAGCATTTCGGCGGAGTTCTTCGCCTATCTGCTGTTCGCTGGCGTGGTCTTGATCGCCGGCGCGCGTGCCTGGATATGGTTCGTCGCCGCCGCCGTCACCGCGCCGCTGTTCCTGCTCGGCTTCTCCACGCATCATATGGATGTGTCCTATGATTTCGGCTTCATCCGCTGCCTCTACGGCTTCTCGCTGGGTGCCCTGCTGGCCTGGTTTCAGCATGATTCCATTGCAACGGCGCGACAGCTCCTCGCCAGGGGCGGTCCGCGGCTCAACTGGACCCTTGCCGAAATCGTCATGGTGGTGGTCATCGCGCTCTTCGTCTCACTGGCGGGCAGCAATGATTTCGGTATCGCCGCTCCCCTGGTATTTGCGCTGGCACTGTTTCTGTTTGCCCACGAAGGCGGCTGGATTTCCGCCTTGTTGAGGACACCGTTCATGCTGACGCTCGGCGCACTGTCCTACTCGATCTACATGGTCCACATCTTCGTCCAGGCGCGCCTGATCAATATTGCCGGGCTCGTCGAGCGCAAGCTTGGCCTTGACCTCGTCGGCGACATCGTGCTGCGCGGCAACCCCGCGACCGGCTTCGGCACCGGCTGGGCCGGGACCGTGGCAATCGTCGTCATGCTCGTCGCCACCATCGCAGCCTCATGGATCACCTGGCGGCTGGTGGAGATGCCGGCCATGGCCTGGTTCCGCCGGCTGTCGAAGCGCATCTGACGCGGGCATCTTGCGAAAGCCGCTAGCCGGCTTCGTTCACCCAGGTGTCACGGGCATCGCCTATTCGGGCTTCGATCCGGCAAGGAGCGATTCTCGATGCGGACGATCTGGCTGAGCCTTCTGCTTTGCACCGCCCTTGCGGCCGTCTCCGGTCAGGCTATTGCGGGCGAAAGCCGCGCCAGGCAGATCCTGGACCGCTTCGAGCATGCCAACCAGTGGCGCGACCATGTGATGGTGGCCGCGCATCGGGCCGGCAGCATGCAGGCCGGCAAGACGCTCTACGCGGAAAACTCGCTTGCCGCCGTCGAAGGCTCGATTGCCATGGGCGCCGAGATCGTCGAGGTCGACATCAGGCGCTCGAAGGACGGCGAGCTGGTCGTCATGCATGACAGCTGGCTCGACCGCACCACGACCTGCAAGGGCGAGGTCATCACATACACGCTGGCCGAATTAAAGGCCTGCCGGCTTGTGGTCGAGGGCACCCACGCCGTCACCAATGAAACCGTCTCGACGCTGCGCGAGATGTTGATGGCAACCAGGGACAGGATCCTCATCAACCTCGACAACAAGCTCGATGTCGGCGATCTGCCAGGCATGATCGCGGTGGCGCGCGATCTCGGCATGGCCGACCAGGTCATCGTCAAGGAGAACCTCTGGAACCAGAGCAGGATCACCACGGTGAAGGCGGCCATGGCTGCCATCGGCGGCGGCTTCCAGTTCATGCCGATCATCGCCGATGACGCTGTACACGATGCCGGTTTCGCTGAAACGGTCGACCACGCCTTCTCGCCACGCGCGATCGAACTGATCAACTGGCGGGCGGGCGCCGAGATGCTGACCGAAACCGGTGGACCGCTGTTCAGCACACGCATGCGCGCGGCCGCTGTTCGGGGCAACTGGCACATCTGGGCCGACACCTACGCCATCGTCAACAAGCCCGGCGGCTTCCTCGCCGGCGGCCGCGGCGACGAACTGGCGGTGCAGGCCAGCCTGCCGCGCGAAGCCTGGGGGTTCTGGGCCGACCGCGGCGCCACCATCATCCAGACCGACGAGCCGAAGGCGGCAATCAACTGGCTGTCGGCGAACGGCTATCGCGTGCCTTATGCCGGGACGGGCGAACGCATCGAGCCCGCCGCGACCTCCAGCATCAATTGAGCCAGAGCTCCGAGCGCATGGTGCTTTTCAACAGCGACGATCCGGACGCACTTGTAAGGCGCCGCACGCATCAAGCGGCCTTTCGCCCCTTGATCGCCGTCGACCAGGCGTGAATCGTGATCGCTCCCGTGGCGCTTGCCGGCAGTCTGTCCTTTAGTCGGCGTCTCAGCTCCGCGCTCTCCGCATCCGACAGCTTCCCGGCGATTCCGCTCGGGCTGCTCACGACCATGGATAGCCAATAATCGTCGAAGTCGGCGAAGGTGCGTTCGACGACAAGCTCGCGCGTCTCGACATCGCGGATGCCGAGCTCCGCCCAAAGCGCCTTCAGCGCCGCGAAACGCGAGACCTCCGCGCTCGGCGGACGTGCGGCCGGTTTGCCCATCGCGTCCATCTCCTCCCACAAATGCTGCGTAGGGGTGCCGCCGCGCATGACGTCCCAGGTGTAGGACGCGACAATGCCGCCGGGCTTGGTGACGCGGAGCATTTCCGAGGCGCCCTTGCGCGGGTCGGGGACGAAGAACAGCACCAGCGCCATCACCGCGACGTCGAAGCGGTTGGCGTCATAGGGAAGGGCCATCGCATCGCCAATCGACAGCTCGACCTGCTTTGCCGAGATTCTTTGCCGAGCAGTCGCAATCTGCGCGTCGGAGGGATCGATCGCGCAAACGGACGAAGGGGCGGACTTCGCTAGAATGAGCTCAGTGAACGCGCCGTTGCCGGCACCGACATCAACCCAGGCCCGTCCGGAGTCCGGCGCCAGCCAGTCGAGGAACAAAGCCCCGGCGGATCGGCTCCAGGGAGCCATGAAGCGCTCGTAAGCCGCGCCGTCGGTGAATTTGATCGGTTCGGGTGACGACATCTGAGATCTCCCCTAGGAATTACCTATCCAGATATCCTTTGGACCGAAAAGGCCGGTCCCTGTTTCGTAGCATGGTGCCGCGCCGCCCGCGACGGGCCGCGGCAAATTTGCCGAACCTGACATTTTCCGGATGTGCAACACGGCTTGCATCTATCGCGACGCAAATCATTCCGCCGGATAGGATGCGCGCAATGCAAAAAGGCCGCCCGGAGGCGGCCTTTTCGATTGTCTGAAGTTTCGTAGCGCTTAGCGCTTCGAGAACTGGAAGCTGCGGCGGGCCTTTGCCTTGCCGTACTTCTTCCGCTCGACGACGCGGCTGTCGCGGGTCAGGAAACCGCCCTTCTTGAGCACGGCGCGCAATGCCGGCTCGTAGTAGGTCAGCGCCTTGGAGATGCCGTGACGAACAGCACCGGCCTGGCCGGAGAGGCCACCGCCGACGACAGTGGCGACGATGTCGTACTGGCCCGAACGGTTGGAAGCGATGATCGGCTGGTTGAGGATCATCTGCAGGACCGGACGCGCGAAATAGGTCGCGAATTCCTTGTCATTGACGACGATCTTGCCGGAACCCGGCTTCACCCAGACGCGCGCGATGGCGTTCTTGCGCTTGCCGGTGGCATAGGCGCGGCCCGACTTGTCGAGCTTCTGGACGTGGACGGGGGCTGCCGGCTGGGTGTTGGTATTGCCCGTGGCGGCGCCCAGTTCTGCGAGCGAGGAAAGCTCAGCCATCTTATGCGACCTTCTTGTTCTTGGAATTCAGCTTGGCCACGTCGAGGACTTCTGGCTGCTGGGCGACATGCGGATGCTCTGCGCCTGCATAGACGCGCAGGTTCTTCATCTGGCGACGGCCGAGCGGGCCACGCGGGACCA contains these protein-coding regions:
- a CDS encoding type 11 methyltransferase, whose translation is MSSPEPIKFTDGAAYERFMAPWSRSAGALFLDWLAPDSGRAWVDVGAGNGAFTELILAKSAPSSVCAIDPSDAQIATARQRISAKQVELSIGDAMALPYDANRFDVAVMALVLFFVPDPRKGASEMLRVTKPGGIVASYTWDVMRGGTPTQHLWEEMDAMGKPAARPPSAEVSRFAALKALWAELGIRDVETRELVVERTFADFDDYWLSMVVSSPSGIAGKLSDAESAELRRRLKDRLPASATGAITIHAWSTAIKGRKAA
- a CDS encoding 30S ribosomal protein S9 yields the protein MAELSSLAELGAATGNTNTQPAAPVHVQKLDKSGRAYATGKRKNAIARVWVKPGSGKIVVNDKEFATYFARPVLQMILNQPIIASNRSGQYDIVATVVGGGLSGQAGAVRHGISKALTYYEPALRAVLKKGGFLTRDSRVVERKKYGKAKARRSFQFSKR
- a CDS encoding agmatinase — encoded protein: MATKNIDHAFTARSKTGGALEPTYSGALSFMRRKYTKDVKGADAVVWGIPFDAAVTNRPGARFGPQAIRRASAILDNDPQYPFSRDLFEHLAVVDYGDCLLDSGNHQKTPGTIEREAAKILKSGAFLLTLGGDHFVTWPLLKAHAAIHGPLALVQFDAHQDTWEDDGKRIDHGSFVGRAVKEGIIDPDRSIQIGIRTHAPDTFGIKILYGHEIEEMRASDIAYAIVDRTGGKKTYLTFDIDCLDPAYAPGTGTPVAGGPSSAKILSTLRQLNQVDIVGADVVEVAPAYDHADITAIAGSMVAMQYLGLLAERKARQEEMNNGNHNGAAVNHGNGI
- a CDS encoding glycerophosphoryl diester phosphodiesterase, giving the protein MRTIWLSLLLCTALAAVSGQAIAGESRARQILDRFEHANQWRDHVMVAAHRAGSMQAGKTLYAENSLAAVEGSIAMGAEIVEVDIRRSKDGELVVMHDSWLDRTTTCKGEVITYTLAELKACRLVVEGTHAVTNETVSTLREMLMATRDRILINLDNKLDVGDLPGMIAVARDLGMADQVIVKENLWNQSRITTVKAAMAAIGGGFQFMPIIADDAVHDAGFAETVDHAFSPRAIELINWRAGAEMLTETGGPLFSTRMRAAAVRGNWHIWADTYAIVNKPGGFLAGGRGDELAVQASLPREAWGFWADRGATIIQTDEPKAAINWLSANGYRVPYAGTGERIEPAATSSIN
- a CDS encoding N-acetyl-gamma-glutamyl-phosphate reductase translates to MKPKIFIDGEHGTTGLQIRALLAERGDLEIISIPTERRKETAARAEFLNAADIAILCLPDDAAKESVSLIANDTTKVIDASTAHRVAEGWAYGFAEMDKDQAKAIATAKRVANPGCWPQGPIATLRPLVTSGLLPADFPIAVNGISGYSGGGRPMIEDYVAKGEDASEFLPYGLTLQHKHVPELRAYAKLSHDPIMQPAVGNFAQGMITVVPLQLGSLDHVPTGAELHAAIADHFAAIKGGVVEVAPYAHLERMPEIDPEIYNGTNRMKVYVFANDKRAQALLLAVYDNLGKGASGAAVQNMDLMLGL
- a CDS encoding acyltransferase, yielding MTQAAFINPSHAMVSTHAGTIAGERFQVLDSWRGICALLVALFHFPTASAISQGAFIGSSYLFVDFFFVLSGFVIASSYGDRLSQPAEVARFALVRFGRIYPLHLIMLAAFAGFELLRLMLPQLHGTGAAPFTGGFDLKSLLANLLLLQGMGFEDHLTWNAPSWSISAEFFAYLLFAGVVLIAGARAWIWFVAAAVTAPLFLLGFSTHHMDVSYDFGFIRCLYGFSLGALLAWFQHDSIATARQLLARGGPRLNWTLAEIVMVVVIALFVSLAGSNDFGIAAPLVFALALFLFAHEGGWISALLRTPFMLTLGALSYSIYMVHIFVQARLINIAGLVERKLGLDLVGDIVLRGNPATGFGTGWAGTVAIVVMLVATIAASWITWRLVEMPAMAWFRRLSKRI